The region TGCGCTGATCAAGTTGTACGAAGCCGCCGGCATCCGGCGCGAACGCATCCTGATCAAGATTGCGTCGACCTGGGAAGGCATCCGCGCAGCGGAAGTATTGGAACAGGAAGGCATCCGCTGCAACCTGACCCTGCTGTTCTCGTTGCCGCAAGCGATCGCCTGCGCCGACGCCAAGGTCCAGCTGATCTCGCCGTTCGTCGGCCGCATTTATGACTGGTTCAAGAAATCCTCCGGCCAGGATTACACCGGTGCCGACGACCCGGGCGTGCAATCGGTGCGCAGCATCTACACCTACTACCGCAAGTTCGGCTACGCCACCGAAGTCATGGGCGCGAGCTTCCGCAACACCTCGCAGATCGTCGAACTGGCCGGCTGCGACTTGCTGACCATCAGCCCGGACCTGCTGAAGCAGCTGGCCGAAAGCGATGCACCGGTACAACGCAAACTGAGCAAGGAAACTGCGCAATCGGCCGATCTCAAGAAAATCTCGCTGGACGAAAAGAG is a window of Herbaspirillum hiltneri N3 DNA encoding:
- the tal gene encoding transaldolase; the protein is MTQLDQLKQFTTIVADTGDFQAMKAFAPQDATTNPSLILKAVQKDEYKPLLEKIVREHAALSTDGIIDQLLVAFGLEILKLIPGRVSTETDARLSFDTEGTIAKGRALIKLYEAAGIRRERILIKIASTWEGIRAAEVLEQEGIRCNLTLLFSLPQAIACADAKVQLISPFVGRIYDWFKKSSGQDYTGADDPGVQSVRSIYTYYRKFGYATEVMGASFRNTSQIVELAGCDLLTISPDLLKQLAESDAPVQRKLSKETAQSADLKKISLDEKSFRLALNDDAMASEKLSEGIRLFCADAVKLDKIVDGLR